CCATTTCCATTAACAGGATTACCTGTTCCGATGCTTACCGAACTACCTTTCGGTCCGGGAGCACCTGCAACACCCTGAGGCCCTATAGGGCCTTGAGCACCTGTCGCACCCTTAATATTCGTCCATGTATTGTTTTGTGAGTTATATACATAAGTGCCACTATCGTTGATTACAACGGTAACTCCTGCTGCAGGACCACCAGGCTGACCAGGCTGACCGGGTGCACCTGTTGTGCCTTCCATATTTTGCACATGTATAGTACCAGAGGTACCCTTTGCCAAAATCCACTTCGTTCCATCATTATAGTAAATACCTGGTACCACATCATTCTGAGCAGTAGTATTATAAACCATCATACCAGCTACATGCATATTCAGCGGATAAGCATCCGTAGTAAGCTTTAAGGCAACCCGCACATGTAACATACCCTTGTTAGTACTCTCCAATTCAAGAATGGCGTCTTTGTTCGGCAAGCCATTACCACCAACTGAACCATCTTTTATCTTTTGCTGAGCAGAAACCACCGTAGAGAAGCCTAATATCAAGCTAATCCACATGACTTTTTTCATGATATTGGCTACGTCATAATACAAAAGGTTTTTAAAAATATTAGCTTTAAAAACCGCACCTTTTTTAGGATCGTTTCCAGATATAAAACCAATTATTTCTTTTTGATGGGCATGAGCTTTTCCCGTAGATAACAGGGATTTTAATTTTATCTTCATTAGGGGTTAGGGATGATGTGCGTTCTTTTAGCTAGCCATAATTAAATTGAAACTATGACAAACTGAAATTAAGACTACTTATTGTGAAGTAAATCACGGATGCATGCATTACACCAATATCATGCTATATTATTAAGAAGAATAACAATAATTTGTTATGCAATTAGTAAAAATAAAGGTGTGTAATAAAGCCGTTTTTCTACTTGTTTCCTTAATGTTTATCATCATTAATGATAGTAATTGCCTCATGTGATATCAGCAAGTAGATATCCAGGCATAAATTATGATATGTTAATCCTGCGGGTCCTGTCTTTCCAAGTCTAAAAGATGTGACCTAATCTCCTGATCACCAATCGCATCAAGTAATTCAGTTATACCGTAATAGCTTATAGCTTGGTTAATATCTACCTGAAATAATACATCATGCAGCTCTATTTCTGTAATATCTACATTTAATCGGCTTGGTCGTAAAGCAGGATTAATGTAAACGGCTTCGGCATTTTTAATGGTTAATCGCATTTCAAAAATTAAAGATTATTATGTTATTTGCACAGCTAATGGCTTACCATTATTAAAGGATCATATTTATTGATTAATACTTGTACCGGTGATAGTCATAATTGAGCTCAGCCATTAGGTTATCCAAAACTAATACAGACGTTATGAATTGAAACAAATGATTAACTATTTAGACAATAAAATGCTATGTTATTTAATCAAACAGCATTTTATTGCTATTTATCATGAAAAACATTATTCAGCTGTATCAAATCTCATGTTTTTGCTACATTCGAAGCATTTATAGAAGCTACATGAAAAAAGAAAAGCCCATAGCAATAGTATTTGATGATCACCTTTTATTTGCTGACTCTTTTTCGGCATTAATTGAACGACTAGAGCTTTTTCGTTCAGTGCATACCCTTAACGAGGAACGGGATTTAACCCAATTCCTGATTAAACATTCCAAGTTTCAGATTTATCTTTTCCTAGACTATTATTTAAAAAACAAGAATTGCCTCCCTCTCATCAATGATGCCAAACGATTAAATAAAAATGTCATTATCATTGTCATGAGTTCTGTAATCAGTCCTGCAGCAATATCAAATATTCTTAGTTATAGTCCTCATGGTTTTGTTAGTAAATCATCTGGATTTGATGCGATACTTGAATGCCTGAATACCATAGAAAGCGGTCACCAATACATCAGCCCGGTAATAGATGAAATTAATTCAAACGCTTTAACAAGTATGATTTCATTTTCAGCTAGGGAATTGGAGGTTTTACAGCATTTTGCACATGGGTTGTCAATTGCCCAAACTGCAGAACGGACATACCTTAGCAAGCATACCATTGTGGCACATAGACGTAAAATGATGACCAAGGCAAATGTAAATTCCATTACTGAGTTGTTGTCTTATGCACGCAAGCAAGAACTCATTTAAACAGTCAGTAAATTATTTATACTCATCCTATTACAATAACTAAAATCTTATCTTCCCAAAAAAAATTTCCATTTTCTTATCATATCTTTCCTGCTCCTGATCAGCCAAAGCCAAAACACCCAATCTTTCCACCTATTTATTTGGATTATTGGCATTTTTTAATGGTCGAAAAGCAAAATATATAATAATCACACTAATAGACGTTAAAATGGATGCTAGAAAAAACGGGGCTCCTGAAAATTGAAATGGCGCTTTATCATGGGTAAAATAGAAGAATAAGTTTGTCATAATTGGAGGGCCGATAATAGAGGTGGCACTCACTAAACTTGCCAATGCTCCCTGAAGTTCACCCTGCTCATTTGAAGGAACATTTTTACTGATTATTGATTGTAGTGCCGGCCCGCATATTCCCCCTAAGGAGTAAGGTATGAGGAAAACAAACATCATCCACCCTTGGTTGGTAAATGCAAACAGCATTAAACCCAAAGCATAGAATAGCAAACCAAAATATACACTTTTCTGTTCTCCCAATCTCGGGGTTGTCCACCTTATTAGAATTCCCTGTACTACGCCAATCAATAAGCCCAGTAAACCAAGTGATAGGCCTACAGTTCTTTCTGTCCAATTAAATTTATACATGGTAAAGAAATGCCAATTGCTCTGTACAGCATGCAAGGCGACATAGACCAAAATTAAAGCAACGACGAGATTTGATATTTTTCGCTGCTTTCTCAAAAAATTAAAAGTCCCAATGGGATTGGCACGTTTCCAGTCAAATGATCGACGTTTATTTTTTTCTAGACTTTCTGGAAGTATAAGAAACCCATAAAGGAAATTCAGCATACATAATATAGCTGCTGCATAAAAAGGAACTCGAGCGCCATAATGTCCAAGTAAACCACCTATCACTGGCCCTATAATAAATCCTAGTCCAAAAGCAGCTCCGATTAAACCGAAGTTTTTGGTTCTATCATCATCAGTGGATATGTCGGCTATGTATGCACTAGCTGTTGAAATACTAGCCCCAGTGAGCCCGGCAATGATTCTTCCCAAAAATAACCAACCAATAGAAGGCGCAAGTGCTAATAGCATATAATCAACTGCAAATCCAAAAAGAGAAATTAAAATGATGGGGCGTCTTCCATATTTATCACTAAGATTACCAACTATAGGCGCAAACACAAATTGTGTAATTGCATAAGCAAAGCCGAGCCAGCCGCCATATTTTGCTGCTTCACTAAGGTCACTATGGATAAGTTCCCCTATGAGTTTAGGAACCACGGGAAGGATGATTCCCCAACCTGTAATATCAATCAACAACGTGATAAATATAAATCCAATAGCTGCTTTTTTATCTGTTTTTTTCATGCTGTAAAAGTAAACAGAGACAAAAGGTCAGTATTGACAATTTACTGGTCTTTACATACAATCTGAAAGCAATTATTGTTCAGAAATCTGTAATAAGTGGGGATAAAATATCATTTATTATTCATTCCTGTACGTTTTTGGCGATACTCCTGCTATTCTTTTAAAGTATCTGCAAAAGACACTTGATTCCTCAAAATGAAGTTCATTGCTAATTTCTTTAATTGATAAATTAGAAGATTTGAGTAATGTTTTAGCATGCAAAATTGTGATGTGATCAATCCATTGTATATAATACTCCCCAAATATTGGACAGCTGATTAAATTCATAAATTTAACAGTTGAAAATGAAAAAAGAGCGTAGAAAATTCAGTTCTGTTTTCAAGACCAAAGTGGTGCTTGAAGCAATTAAGGAAAGTAGTACCATGCAAGAACTTGCGTCCAAATACAGTCTCCATCCCACACAGATCACCGCGTGGAAGCGTGAATTTCTTGAGAAAGCCGATACGGTGTTTGGTTCAGAGAAACCAGATGAAAAGGAAGAATCTAAAGAGAAGGAACTGTACTCCAAGATTGGCGAACTTCAGATCCAGGTTGATTTCCTAAAAAAAGTCTTGGGGAAATGAGTATAATTGAAAGGCGTAGCCTTATTTCCCCGGAGCACCAGGCGCTGAGTATTGCCAGTCAGTGCAAGCTACTGAACTTGCAGCGCAGCTGCTATTATTTCAAGCCTAAAGGCGAGTCGCTGTTCAACCAGTCGATAATGAATTTGATTGACCGTAAGTTTCTTGACTGCCCGTTTTACGGCGTGGACCGGATGACTGCGTATCTTAACAAAGATTTGGGATGTCATGTGAATAACAAGCGTATACGTCGTCTTTATCGTGTGATGAACCTGCGGACAATTTATCCTAAAAAGAACCTGAGCAAGGCTAATGCGGCACACCATAAATATCCATATTTGCTGAAAGGCTTGAAAATAGATCGGCCGGGCCAGGTTTGGCAGGCTGATATCACTTATATTCCCATGTTCAGAGGCTTCATGTATATGTTTGCCATTATTGATGTGTACAGCCGAAAGATTGTCGGATGGAGCATTTCAAATACCATGACCGTAGAATGGTGCAGAGATGTACTGCTTGAAACCATTGAAGAACATGGTACACCTGGTATATTTAATACGGATCAAGGCTCACAGTTCACCAGTCCGATCTTCACTAAAGCACTTAAAGACAGTAATGTAAGTATATCTATGGATGGCAAGGGAAGAGCCTTGGATAATGTGTTCATTGAGCGATTCTGGAGATCTTTGAAACAGGAGTATATTTATCTTAACCCACCTAACGGTGGTATGGAATTATTCCAGGGTATAAAACGGTATGTGGAATTTTATAACAATGAACGAAGGCATCGGTCAATGGACGATCTTACGCCAAATGAGGTATTCTATCAAAATAATAAAAAAGTGTCCTAAATAATCTTAAGTTTGACCTATAGCTGTCCAGCAAACCGGGAGTACTTCAGTAATACAGATTTTCCAGTTTTCTGTTTCAGGAAAGTAGAAAGATATTGCGGCGTTAAATGAAGTTTTTCAGCATAAAACCCAACGTTTCTTTGTTGATAAGCATACTTTGAAATTAGTAGATAAAAATTGTCTATAATCTCATGTGTACGGTTCTTCACTAAGCTTTTGTTATTAGGTAAATTAGAATATACTTCAGAAATCATACTAATGAGAACCATCACAAGATGTCGAAGCATTTCTGTTTTATTAGGGCTAGTTTTTTTATGGTAGAAGTTTTGTATAAGTGTCAACAACTCATTTTGTAATTTTATTTCTTCAGGTTGAAGTCTGATAACTGGCTGCCATCTAATTTGATTGTTCATAATAAACTCACGTAAAATTGGAAAGGCTGTAATAAAATCTAAGGAAAGGCCAACTGTTACTATTTCCGCATCATCACTCAATGACTTTGTGTCGATCATCACTTGCGGTTGTAAAATAGCAATAAAGAATTTATTCTGTTTAGTGCTACCTATAAACAATCCTAAACATTTTTTATGATTAAAAGCATTGTTGATCCGATGTAAGCACGATCGTGGCAAAAATTTCGTATGTAAAACTGTATGTATAAATCAAAAAACCACCTTTAAAATTAATTAAAGGTGGTTAGTTGTACCCAGCGCCGGAGTCGAACCGGCACGGTTTCCCACAGGTGTTTGAGACCAGCGCGTCTACCAATTCCGCCAGCTGGGCATTTGCTTCTTCAGCGGGTTGCAAATGTATAAATAGATTTAATATTTGCCAAATTTATTTTAATTTTCTTCTTTTAACCGTTTATCCACCAAAAAAGGGGCAAAAGGCAACAAAGAAGCCACTCCAATTAAGGCAGATTTCTTAAAACTCCACTTATATTCTGTCCATGCCATGATTAAGAATGCAATATAAAGCACAAACAACAGACCATGCGCCCATCCTGTGTACTTAACAGCTAAAGGCATCTCCGCCCAATACTTTAAGGGCATAGCGATAAACAATAGCAGAATGTAAGAAATACCTTCAGCTATGGCTACTTTTCTAAAAATTGATAATGTATTCATACAATTGATTTGAGGCCGAAATTACCTCAAATAAACAGTGTAAAAAAGCGCTTAACTGCTTTTTTACACTGTCTTAACAACAGCTACAGACTACTTGTTGCCTTATTTATGCTTGCGCGTATGCGCAATAAATACTTATTACGATAATATAAATCTTTAATTCTGACAAGAGACTCTCCCTGTTCAGTTTCATCCAGATCATCAAAAGAAGCCGTTAATTTTAAGATTTCATCAGCTATGCCCTTTTCAATCAAGACAACCTCATCTTGAAGCGCCGCCAGACGAACGGCATCAGGATCGAACTGCAAATCCATTAATGCCTCGTTCACATCCATCATTTCCATTAAAAAGGCTTGTGGAAGCACATAATTTTCTCCCTCCGTTAGCAGGCCCTTTAGTTCTAAAATATAATGCAAGCGCTTTTGCGGATCACTTAACACCTGATAAGCCTTATTATTCAGCGTACTCAATTCCAGCACCTCAGCCTGTTTTTCTTCACTTTCGTTGATATAAAAATCAGGGTGATACTTTTTACTCAAAGCATAAAATTGCTGTTTTACGGCTGCAGCATCAGGATTAAAACTAATCGGCAGACCATAAAAACCAAAATAATCAGTCATCCGCTTTAATGCTTAAAGAAAGCTTTAAAAATGTCGTTCCCCAGTACAAATACCATCAGCGATAACAACATTACAAAACCGACAATCTGAGCACGTTCCATAAATTTATCACCAAGTGGTTTTCCTTTAATCATTTCAATAACCAGGAAAACAACATGTCCACCGTCCAATGCAGGAATTGGCAATAAGTTCATAAAGGCTAAGGCAATTGATATAAAGCCTGTAGAAAGCCAGAACTTAGTCCAGATCCACTCGCCACCATAAACCTTACGCGCGATCTCAACAGGGCCAGAAAAAGCCTTATTCGCTTTAACTTCGCCTTTTAAGACTTTCCATATTCCTTTAGCATTATCGCTAAAAGTTGTCCAAGCTTGTTTTATACCAATTGGTAGTGCGGCCAACAAACTATATTTAATCGTTTCTTCCTTAACCTCTTTAAAATTAAAGCCAATACCAATTGTACCAGCAGGATCTACAGGAACATTATAAGTTAAGTGTTCTGCACCCCTGGTTACCTCAATAGCTAAAGTTTTACCTTTAAAGTTAGGGATCAATTCCCTTACATCTGCATCATATTTAACGGGAACAGAGTTTACAGCAATAATCCGATCCCCTTTCTTAAGTCCGGCTTTAGACGCAGCTTTCCCCTCTATAACACTGTCAATTGTCGACGTTAAAAGTGGAATTCTACTGATAAACGACTCTACTCCAAAATCAGAAATCTTATTTAAGATATTGTCAGGAACTTTAATATCAATGGTTTTATCGCCACGGACAATAGTTAAATTACTATTACCCATCAACACTTCAGAACTGGTCAATTCATCAAAACGAATTACCTTATTCCCATTCACAGCAATAATTCTATCCCCTTTTTGCAAGCCGAGCTCCTTACCTACAGCTCCCGGATTAACACCGCTAAGGACTGAACTATTAGCAATATAGGTTTCCCCATAAGTAAAGGTCATGACCCAGAAAATAAAAATACCAACGATGATGTTCACAATTACACCACCAAGCATAACGATTAAACGCTGCCAGGCTGGTTTAGATCTAAATTCCCATGGTTGTACCGGTTGTGCCATTTGCGCAGTATCCATAGACTCATCTATCATACCGGCAATTTTAACATAACCACCAAGAGGCAGCCAACCTATTCCGTATTCGCAGTCCCCCTTTTTAATGCTAAACAGTTTAAAACCCCAGGCATCAAAAAACAGGTAGAACTTTTCTATTTTAATTCCAAAGGCACGCGCCGCCAAAAAATGTCCTAACTCATGTAAAATTACCAATATCGATAATCCCAGCAATAACTGGGTTGCCATAATCAATCCACTCATATTTTTCTTTTAATATTCTATTTTGATCTTAAAAATTCTATTTTGTTACCAGTTGACCCGCAAATATACGTGTATACTGGTCTGTTTCTAAATAATTGCTCAGGCTGGGCTTCTCAATAAAGTCTATCCCCTCCATACAAGCCTCAATCACATCACTCATTTGTAAAAATCCAATCTTGTCCTGCAAAAAGGCTTCTACTACCACTTCATTAGCTGCATTGATAATGCAAGGCATATTTCCCCCTTTATGTAAAGCAGTATAAGCCAGGTCAAGATTTCTAAACGTTTCCGGGTCTGCTTTATAAAAATTAAGCTCCGGGTAGTCCATAAAATTGAAACGTTTAAAATCACTACTTATTCTATTTGGATAGGCCAAAGCATAATGAATAGGCAAATTCATATCCGGCAAGCCCATTTGAGCTTTCATTGATCCATCATTAAATTGCACAAGCGAATGTACAATAGATTGAGGATGTACAATTACATCGATCTGATCAGCCTGCAAATCAAAAAGCCATTTGGCCTCAATCACTTCAAGCCCTTTATTCATTAATGAAGCCGAGTCAATGGTAATCTTTGCACCCATTACCCAATTCGGATGCCTCAATGCTTCAGCCTTCGTAACCCCCTTAAGAAAAGAACAGTCCTTACCTCTAAAAGGTCCCCCCGAAGCAGTAAGATAAATCTTTTCAATGGAATCAGCCGACTCACCGACCAAACATTGAAAAATCGCTGAATGCTCAGAATCTACCGGAATAATCTTTACCCCCTTTTCCTTAGCCAATTCCGTAATCAGGTCACCAGCAACAACAAGTGTTTCCTTATTAGCCAGAGCAATATCTTTACCCGCCTTTATGGCTGCAATAGTAGGTTTTAATCCTACCGACCCAACAATTGCAGTAAGCACAATATCTACCCCATCTAAACCCGCAGCTTCACATAGAGCCTCCTCTCCGGCCAGAACCTTAATACTTGTCCCAGCTAAGGCCGACTTTACTATTTGATATTTACTTTCATCTGTAATTACAACCAGCTCCGGTGCAAACTTCAAAGCCTGCTCAATCAATAGCGCAGCATTTCCGTTTCCCGTTAACGCAACAACCCGATATAAATCAGGATTCCCTTCAATAACATTTAAAGCCTGGGTACCTATAGACCCTGTAGCACCTAAAATGGATATATTTTTCAATTATATTCTCCTCTGTTCTTCGCCACTATGACGAGTTATAAAACCACTTAAATCATCCGCTATCTTCCTGTCGTTGGCAAGACGTGGAACTTTGTTTTGTCCGCCCAACTTACCCTGTGTCCTCATATAGCTTACAAACGCATCCTTTTGTAAAGAACGAATGATCAAAGGTTGCAATATTTTGCCCTCAATCAGGTCAAAATAGTAAATATTCTTCTTTTGCAATGCTTCATCTACCTTTTTGCTAAAAGAGACCATATCTGCCGGTGGATTAGAAAACTCTACAAACCACTCGTGATAAGGCAACTCCCCAGCCGGTGTCCTCACCTGTGGAGCAACCGTAAATTCGGTAATCCCCACCCCTTCTTCATTAGCAACAGACAACAAGGCATATTCCACCTCCTCACCGATCACATGCTCGCCAAAGGCCGATATAAAATGTTTAATTCTACCCGTTACCATAATTTTATAGGGATCTTTAGATACAAATTTAATGGTATCACCAATTACATATCCCCAAAGTCCGGCATTGGTATTTAAAACCAGTGCATAATTGGTATCCAGTTCCACCTCACCCAAACTCAAACGTGTAGGATGATCATTATAAAACTCATCCGTAGGGATAAATTCATAAAACATCCCTGCATCTGCCAATAGTAACAAACCTTTATCTTGTTGACTATCCTGGTATGCAATAAAGCCTTCGGATGCAGGATAAGTCTCTATAGAATCTATCTTTCGGCCAATACTAGCCTCAATTTTTGACCGGTAGGGCTCGTAATTTACTCCACCGTATACAAACAATTCGAAATTAGGAAAGATGTCCTTGATCTTCTTTCCACCCGATTTTTCAGTCAGCCTATCGAAATACATTTGTACCCAAGGTGGTATCCCCGAAATCAGGGTCATATTTTGATCCATTGTTTCTTCAACAATGGCGTCCACCTTTTCTTCCCAATCCTCAATACAATTTGTCTGGTAGGAAGGCAAACGATTCTTTTGCAAATAAGCAGGAACCAGGTTGGCCACTATACCTGATAAACGACCTACATGAATACCATTTTTTTTACTCATCACCGGACTACCCTGCAAAAAAATCATCTTGCCATCAATAAACCGCACATTCCCTGTTTCATGAATATATGTAAGTAAGGCATTACGCGCAGCTTTAATATGTTCGGGCATAGATGCTGCAGAAATCGGTATATACTTTACGCCTGATGTTGTGCCTGATGTTTTTGCAAAATACTGGGGTTTGCCCTTCCACATTACATTCTTTTCTCCAGCAACTACCCTATCTATATAAGGTCTTAAATCTTCATAATCCCGTATAGGAACCTGCTTTTTAAAGTCCTCGTAAGTTTTTATCGATGCAAAATGATGGTCTTTACCAAAAGAAGTATGCTTTGCCGCAGCAACCAGATGCTTAAGCGTATCCTGCTGAGCCTTTACTGCATTTTTTTTCCATTTGTCAATGCCCTTTACTATAAAGGCAGCAAATGGCTTACTTAATGCCGCTTTTAATCCCATAAATACTGATTAAACTATATTATGAATAATATCAGGTTCGCCTTCACCTTTGTATTCGCTCATCATTTTTCTATAGGCAATTGTTAAAGCCACACTTGATAAGGGAACAATAATAAATGAGCTTAAAACATTGATAAAGAAAGCAATGACAGGCCATTTCAAATAACTAACAAACAAGTACAGCAAATGAAAACCTCCCAATACCAAAAGCAGCAATAAGATTTTGGTAAAGTTACCTTTCGTAATAGCCAGACTAAATTTGATAGACGAAAAAGGCGGTAGATTCTTATCCAAAATAAAGAAAGGGAAGAAAGAAATTCGTATCCAGGTAATAAATATAGCTATGATTCCTACCGAAATGGCAATATTGGTAATAATGTCAATATTTATACCCGTGTAAATAAAAGGGAATGCAATTAATATCACGATCGAATAAACACCAACGATACAAAGCATAAAATATAACATAGCCACAAGAAATCTGATGATCTGCTTGCGGGTAGGAATCGTACTTACGATACTCACATTTAAATCATCATCCAATAGGTGAAAGATGTATTTAAAGAGCGAAAGGTTGATGGTAAAATAAAACATGACGAAGAAAAACGCCATCAATATGCTCAACCCCATGTTTACATCTTTTAAAAAAAATGCCATTAAGCCCGAGGCATTGGACGTTATGAACATTAAAAAGCAAAGTGTGGCGATGGAAAAGTAATTCTTCTTGGTTACTGTCCAAGCCTTGCCAATCACCTCATTTACCGTAAATGTGCTTTCTTTTAGAAACTCTATCATTGTTGTTTTAATACTATTCTTTTAAAAAAATCCTGCATAAAACCTAAGCCATAGGCTGTCAGTTGAATAAACGCAGCAATAATACTCAAAAATGCAACCTTTAACGATTTATTAACCCACCATGAATGAAAAAATATCAACATTAGGTATAACAACAGTATAAAGTTACACAAATACGCTAAAGGACAATAAAATATATTCATCAGCACTGTAAATATTATGCCACAGGTAAAAACTGCAGGAAAAAAATGAACCAGTTTTAGCTCCGCCGGAAAATGTTTATAAATATTTATCCTTGCCCTTCCAAAAAAGTGCAGTTGTTTATAAAACTGAACAAAACTTGTACGTCTTTTATGATAAACAACAGCGCCCGGAATCAATCCGATCTTAAATCCATTCGAATGAATGCGAATACTATATTCAATATCCTCCCCTAGTCTGGTTAAAATGAAGCCGCCAACTTTTTGCCAAACCTCACGCGATACCCCCATATTAAAACTCCGGGGATGAAACTGCCCCAAGTGTTTTTTATTACCCCTGATGCCTCCAGTAGTAAAAGGGGAAGTCATGGCGTAACTGATTGCCTTCTGGACCGGTGTAAAACTCTTATGTGCAGCATCAGGGCCACCATAGGCATCCAGTTTATGCTCAAAAAGATAGTTCTTTACAATTTCCAGGTAATCTTCAGGAATCAGACAATCGGAATCAAAGATCACAAAGAAATCTCCTTTGGCACGTTCGAAACCATAATTCCGTGCAAAGCCTTGTCCCTCGTTAGGTTTAAAAAAATACTTTACATCCAGTTTATTGGTATATTTTTCTACAATAGCCTTCGCATCATTTACAGATCCATCTTCGATAACCAGAACCTCAAACTGTGTATAGGTTTGCTTGGTGAGGGTATTTAATAATTCGTCTATTTCCTGCGGACGGTTATATAGCGGAATAATGATAGAAAAAAACATGGATTAAATGATTTCCTTTTCAATCAGGTAATGGTTGCGTTCGGGAGCATTTCTGGTAACGAGCTCTGCCACAAATCCCGTCAGGAATAGCTGCGAGCCAACTATTATAGCGACAAGGGCTATATAAAACAAAGGCTGAGCAGTCACATCTCTCTTATAAGGAATACTCATTGAGATATGATACAGCTTCTCACCTATTAGCCACAAAGCCATAAACGTACCTATCAAAAAACTCAAAACGCCCAGTGAACCAAAAAAGTGCATGGGTCTTTTCCCAAACTTGCCAACAAAAAATATCGACAGCAAATCCAGAAAACCATTGATAAAACGGCTGAGACCAAATTTAGTTACCCCGTATTTACGGGCTCTATGCTCCACAACCTGCTCTCCTATCTTCTTAAAGCCTGCCCATTTCGCGAT
This is a stretch of genomic DNA from Candidatus Pedobacter colombiensis. It encodes these proteins:
- a CDS encoding GH3 auxin-responsive promoter family protein — its product is MGLKAALSKPFAAFIVKGIDKWKKNAVKAQQDTLKHLVAAAKHTSFGKDHHFASIKTYEDFKKQVPIRDYEDLRPYIDRVVAGEKNVMWKGKPQYFAKTSGTTSGVKYIPISAASMPEHIKAARNALLTYIHETGNVRFIDGKMIFLQGSPVMSKKNGIHVGRLSGIVANLVPAYLQKNRLPSYQTNCIEDWEEKVDAIVEETMDQNMTLISGIPPWVQMYFDRLTEKSGGKKIKDIFPNFELFVYGGVNYEPYRSKIEASIGRKIDSIETYPASEGFIAYQDSQQDKGLLLLADAGMFYEFIPTDEFYNDHPTRLSLGEVELDTNYALVLNTNAGLWGYVIGDTIKFVSKDPYKIMVTGRIKHFISAFGEHVIGEEVEYALLSVANEEGVGITEFTVAPQVRTPAGELPYHEWFVEFSNPPADMVSFSKKVDEALQKKNIYYFDLIEGKILQPLIIRSLQKDAFVSYMRTQGKLGGQNKVPRLANDRKIADDLSGFITRHSGEEQRRI
- a CDS encoding glycosyltransferase, with the translated sequence MFFSIIIPLYNRPQEIDELLNTLTKQTYTQFEVLVIEDGSVNDAKAIVEKYTNKLDVKYFFKPNEGQGFARNYGFERAKGDFFVIFDSDCLIPEDYLEIVKNYLFEHKLDAYGGPDAAHKSFTPVQKAISYAMTSPFTTGGIRGNKKHLGQFHPRSFNMGVSREVWQKVGGFILTRLGEDIEYSIRIHSNGFKIGLIPGAVVYHKRRTSFVQFYKQLHFFGRARINIYKHFPAELKLVHFFPAVFTCGIIFTVLMNIFYCPLAYLCNFILLLYLMLIFFHSWWVNKSLKVAFLSIIAAFIQLTAYGLGFMQDFFKRIVLKQQ